Proteins found in one Pyxidicoccus trucidator genomic segment:
- a CDS encoding superoxide dismutase family protein — MKIRALLTAATLLSAAPALAQAPQAAPQAQDKGKGAKAEGAPAQGTPPATATPAAEAPPKKAAPKKGESAKAMVKDAQGKDVGEITFEQTAQGVLVKGTLSNLPPGQHAFHIHETGKCEAPDFKTAGGHFNPAKKAHGILAPKGRHHGDLPNLYVGQDGRVQFDTFAQQGLTVKSMFDKDGSSVMVHTKEDDYHTDPTGDAGGRIACGVVEKSQP; from the coding sequence ATGAAGATTCGAGCCCTGCTGACCGCCGCTACCCTCCTCTCCGCCGCGCCCGCGCTGGCCCAGGCCCCGCAGGCCGCGCCCCAGGCGCAGGACAAGGGGAAGGGCGCGAAGGCCGAGGGTGCGCCCGCCCAGGGCACGCCGCCCGCCACCGCCACTCCGGCGGCTGAGGCGCCCCCGAAGAAGGCGGCTCCCAAGAAGGGAGAATCGGCCAAGGCCATGGTGAAGGACGCCCAGGGCAAGGACGTGGGCGAAATCACCTTCGAGCAGACGGCCCAGGGCGTGCTGGTGAAGGGCACCCTGAGCAACCTGCCGCCGGGCCAGCACGCCTTCCACATCCACGAGACGGGCAAGTGCGAGGCCCCGGACTTCAAGACGGCGGGCGGCCACTTCAACCCCGCGAAGAAGGCCCACGGCATCCTGGCCCCGAAGGGCCGGCACCATGGTGACCTGCCCAACCTCTACGTCGGCCAGGACGGCCGCGTGCAGTTCGACACCTTCGCCCAGCAGGGCCTCACCGTGAAGTCGATGTTCGACAAGGACGGCTCCTCGGTGATGGTGCACACCAAGGAGGACGACTACCACACCGACCCGACCGGCGACGCCGGTGGCCGCATCGCGTGCGGCGTGGTGGAGAAGTCCCAGCCGTAG
- a CDS encoding DUF6193 family natural product biosynthesis protein — protein sequence MPQFEAEIIARELLALLERHFASPSVPVRLVLEGAGVHWHVEVRAEVRACRVSAFRYYRQEGTEYCLTLREGSQKSANGRTWSLEEALRVLQDWLVEAVPLQDLYARFPFLDRKKRELEALRRKVDAVLERLGSPRRCLLREPLGDFYTLTVNGEDRACELDALHGGSEARCTFLHLGTRLAEGKASDVDGLSTAISGWLDSGVRVEPLQREFPFIRIEPHAPAYEAGRYAEWRWDDAIARARESQGVKGWAPLVPLLPLLERMASRPIFRRFFFFTSHDTLCFSRCPRHPFSTEGLPYISPRFKGGPMADLTEARYSAHCGERTLEGGPEEICQFVEGILATEGDTTFYGSTRDAVDEDD from the coding sequence ATAATCGCACGGGAACTGCTGGCCCTCCTGGAGCGACACTTCGCCAGCCCTTCAGTTCCCGTGCGGCTCGTGCTGGAGGGGGCCGGTGTTCACTGGCACGTCGAGGTGCGGGCCGAGGTGCGGGCCTGTCGGGTGAGTGCCTTCCGCTACTACAGGCAGGAGGGGACTGAGTATTGCCTCACGCTCCGCGAAGGCTCGCAGAAGAGCGCGAATGGGCGAACCTGGTCGCTCGAAGAGGCTCTTCGCGTGCTCCAGGACTGGCTCGTGGAAGCAGTGCCGCTCCAGGACCTGTACGCCCGCTTTCCCTTCCTCGACCGGAAGAAGCGGGAGCTTGAGGCGCTGCGCCGGAAAGTGGATGCGGTGCTGGAACGCCTGGGCTCCCCCCGGCGGTGCCTTCTCCGTGAGCCACTCGGGGATTTCTATACGTTGACGGTGAACGGGGAGGATCGCGCCTGCGAGCTCGATGCGCTTCATGGGGGCTCCGAGGCTCGCTGCACGTTTCTCCACCTGGGGACACGCCTGGCCGAAGGCAAGGCTTCGGACGTGGACGGCCTCTCCACTGCCATCTCAGGGTGGTTGGACTCAGGTGTCCGCGTCGAGCCACTGCAGCGCGAGTTCCCGTTCATCCGCATCGAGCCCCACGCCCCCGCTTACGAGGCGGGGCGGTACGCGGAGTGGCGCTGGGACGATGCCATCGCGCGGGCGAGAGAGAGTCAGGGCGTGAAGGGCTGGGCGCCCCTGGTCCCTCTTCTTCCCCTGCTGGAGCGCATGGCGAGCCGGCCCATCTTCCGGCGCTTCTTCTTCTTCACGAGCCACGACACGCTCTGCTTCTCTCGTTGCCCGCGTCACCCGTTCTCGACCGAGGGGCTGCCCTACATCTCTCCGCGCTTCAAGGGAGGGCCCATGGCCGACCTGACCGAGGCGCGGTACTCGGCGCACTGCGGTGAGAGGACGCTCGAAGGGGGGCCTGAGGAAATCTGCCAGTTCGTCGAGGGAATCCTGGCCACCGAAGGGGACACCACCTTCTACGGCAGCACGAGAGACGCAGTGGACGAGGACGACTGA